Genomic DNA from Paenibacillus borealis:
GCGCCGACTGGACGTTATCCAGCATCCTGCCTTGTGGAGCCCGGACTTTCCTCCCGCGGCGTTCTCACGCACACCGGCGATTGTCTGTCAAACTTTCCGGAACAACATTGTATATTATACAGACTTGCACCAGCCTGCACAAGTGCAAATAATTACAACGCAGCTGCTTAGAGGAATTTAAAAGGCTCGGTATTCAGCTTGGAGGCATGCACCACAGTACTGCTCTTATGCTCCGTCAGCTTACCGGCAAGAAACTCTGCAACTTTCTCCTTCATGATCTTCTCCGCATTATGCCCCGGGTCGATCAGTGCGATACCCGCCAGGTGCGCATCCTGTGCCGTATGGTAATCGATATCACCAGTCACCAGCACATCCGCTCCTTTGAAGATGGCACTGCTGTAATACTTGGCACCGGAACCGCCCATTACAGCCGCTTTGCGGATCGGGCGGTTCAAATCACCAACAACCCGCACACTGCCGACGTCCAGCCCGCTCTTAACGGTTTCTACGAATTCTCCCAGCGTGGCCGGCTCCTTAAGCTTGCCCACTCTTCCCAGTCCAAGGCTGCGGCCTTTAAGATCCATAGAATACAGGTCATATGCTACCTCTTCATAGGGGTGCGCTTTCAGCATCGCCTGCACGACTTTATTCCGGATGGGCTGCGGCACTATAGTCTCGATGCGGATCTCTTCAGCCCGCTCCAGCTTGTCTTGCTTGCCGATATAAGGGTCTGTCCCCTCCTGCGGCATGAAGGTGCCATATCCCTCGATGTTGAAGCTGCAATGGCTATAATTGCCGATCCAGCCCGCTCCGGCGTTCAGAATTGCATCCAGCACCTTCTGGTGGTGATCCTTCGGTACAAAAACAACGAGCTTGGACAATTGCTCTGTATGAATATCCTTAATCGGTGCACCGTTCTCAATCCCCAGCGCTTCGGCCATCCAATCGTTCATTCCGCCCTCGGCCACATCCAGATTGGTATGGCTGATATAGACGGCGATATCGTTTTTGATCAGCTTCTCATACAGCCGGCCCATGGGAGTGTCTGTGAGAATGCCTTTGACCGGCCGGAAAATAATCGCGTGATGAGCGATGATCAGATTGCAGCCTTGGGCAATTGCTTCATCCACGACACTGTCGTTAACATCCAGCGCGACCAGCACGCCGGTGATCTCCTTCTGCAGACTGCCCAGCTGAAGCCCGACATTATCCCATTCCTCCGCCAGATGCTTCGGGGCAAGCTGCTCCATATATCCTATTACAGTCTGTCCTTTGGCAAACATTCCAGCACCTCCGCTATCCGCTTAATCTGTGCACTGATCTTACTGCGCTTCTCTTCTGCCGCCTCCAGCTCTGAACGCGAAAGTGAGGTCAGAATACCTTCCAGCTTGGAGATTTCCCCCTGCCATTTCGCCATGAACACTTCATTCGGCGCTTGGAGCAGCCAAGGACCCATCTGCAGCAGCAGAGCCTGATCAAAGGCCACCTTGCCGCCTGCGGGCGCATATTCCTGATACAGCTGTTCATTCGTCCGGCCAGCTTCGCTGCCTTCAGGGACAGCTGTAAGGATTTCATAAGTTTTGCCGTCTTCCTCCAAAATATGCTCCGAGATCAGCACCCAGCCGTTACCAAGCAGCCAGCGGCGCAGAATATCCTCGCCTACATTCGGCTGCAGCGCAAGTGTCTTCACCCCGGCCAGCTTCCCCTGTTTCTGTCCGCGTTCAAGAATAGCGGCGATTAGCGATCCGCCCATGCCGGCAATGGTGATGGTGTCCGCTTCCCCCGGCTCCAGTACTTCAAGTCCGTCTCCACGCCGTACAGCAATCTGCTTGCTGAGGCCTGCTTCAGCTACACCTCTGCCTGCCGCTTCATACGGTCCCAGGTTCACTTCCCCGGCAATTGCCGAGGGCACACGCCCGCTTATCACTGCAGCAACAGGCAGCAAGGCGTGATCCGAACCTATATCAGCAAGCCTGCTTCCTTCCGGTACCTGCTCCAGCAGTAGCTGAAGCCGTTCTGATAATTTTACATTATTCATGAGGCCACCCACGTTATCCATTTTTTTCTGAAGATGAACAGCAGCGCTAAGCCTACCGCGATCTTCAGTATTAATATAAGCGAAGTCCATTCCGGGAATCCTGATCTGAGCCATAGCGCATCGATTTCCGGCATCAGCCAGAGCGAAACGCCGACGCCCAGGTACACACCCGAGACCCCGCTAACCCGGTGATACAAAAGCCAGCTCAGCCAGATCATCAGCACACATAGCGGAACCCAGAGCAGCTCCAGCATGAGAATGGAAGCATCCGGCCGGGCCTGGCCGAAGAATCCCGCATACAGCAAGGCCCAAAAAGCAAAACCGCAAAAATGAAGGAGTCCGATACGCAGAAAGAAACCAAGTACACACCATAGGAGACCGCAGCCTGCAATCAGCAAAGGTCTCCAAAAGTCCGGATCCAGATCATGCAGGGCAATCAGCCATAGCCCGAACCCGAGGGTTAACACGCTGCCGATTCCTGCCAGTACCAGACTGATCATCTTGTTGCGGTCCTGATAAATAGCAGAATAGCCATAACATACAATTAATACACAGAGCGCCGTGGCAAGTTGCAAAGGCCAGGGAAAAACGCTAAAATAAAGACTAATCAAGAAAATCAAGGAAATTATTCCAAAACCAAACAGCCAAATTTTGATGCTTCCCTGCTGTAGATTCCGCAGCGACACCGGATTGCTATCCTTAATTTCTGCTTGATCATCATACAGGTTGGTCAGGAAGTCACAATATTGCTCCGGCAGCAGCTTGCTTCTTCTCCAGTACTGAATTTCTCTTAAAATAGTGTCACGTTTCTCCAAATTCAACGTTTCATCCCTCTTTCCAGATCTTGCCTTGACCTGTCAAACTAAAAGGACCTCCTGCCACCGTGCAGCAGAAGGTCCGGCCTTATACGTCTATTCGAGGAAATCCTTCAACCGCTTGCTGCGGCTCGGGTGACGCAGTTTGCGCAGTGCTTTGGCTTCTATCTGGCGGATACGCTCGCGGGTAACACCGAACACTTTGCCCACTTCTTCAAGGGTTCTCGTCCGTCCGTCATCCAGTCCGAAACGCAGGCGCAGCACGTTCTCTTCACGCTCGGTGAGCGTGTCCAGCACATCCTCCAGCTGTTCCTTCAGCAGCTCATAAGCCGCTGCATCCGCAGGCGCAAGCGCCTCCTGATCCTCAATGAAATCTCCCAGATGCGAATCATCTTCCTCACCGATTGGTGTTTCCAGTGATACCGGCTCCTGGGCAATCTTCATGATTTCTCTAACCTTCTCAACGGTCAGTTCCATCTCAGCCGCAATCTCTTCCGGCGAAGGCTCACGTCCCAGCTCCTGCAGCAATTGGCGGGAGACCCGGATCAATTTGTTGATGGTTTCCACCATATGCACTGGAATACGGATGGTCCGCGCCTGGTCGGCAATCGCGCGGGTAATCGCCTGACGGATCCACCAGGTTGCATAGGTACTGAATTTGAAGCCTTTATTGTGGTCGAACTTCTCAACGGCCTTGATCAGACCCATGTTGCCTTCCTGAATCAAATCGAGGAACAGCATGCCGCGTCCGACATAACGTTTGGCGATACTGACTACGAGCCGCAGATTCGCTTCCGCAAGTCTCCGCTTCGCTTCCTCGTCACCATTCTTGATTCTCATCGCCAGTTCCACTTCATCGTCAGCCGATAACAGCGGAACACGCCCGATTTCCTTCAGATACATCCGTACGGGGTCGTTGATCTTGATGCCCGGAGGCAGCGACAGATCGTCGTCAAAGCTGAAATCATCGCTGTCTTTGTCCTCATTATCCTCACTTGGCCGGAGGCTGTTAACCTCTTCATCATTCTCGTTCACAACTTCGATCCCCAGATCGCTCAGCTGCTCGTAGAATTCCTCCATCTGCTCGGGGTCTTGATCAAACGGCGATAATTTCTCCATAATATCTTTGTAGTTCAATGATGATCTTTTCTTACCATGATCAATAAGCTGATCCTTAACCTGATCCAGAGTAAATTCCGCTTCCAGTTCAGTGTGCTGATCGTTCGCCATAATTCGACTCCCTCCTCCCTAGGTACATCCTGTCAATGTCTCATTGTCTCTCTAGGGCTAAAATTTCACTTGCTATTTGTGCTGCACGCAAAAAGTCACCGGATTTTTCCGCCTGAATCATCTCTTCACGCTTGGGTTCTATTTTGCGCTGCAGAGGATACTTCTGCACTTCACGAATACAATCGTCCAGAACCTTGGTATTCCAGTCCGGAGGGGTATCCATCATGGAGATCGCCGTAGCAGTCTTCTCCAGACGGTCATCCTGAAGCGATGATAGAAACCGGCTGATGCCGGGTGGTTTGCCTTGCGCATAATAGGCATATAGATAAGCGGCAATTGCCGCATGATCATCAATATTGAACTCTTCCCCGAGGCGCTCGCCCACATAGGCCGCCGCTTCCGGATCCTGAATCATCAGTGATAAAAGGCGCCGTTCCGCAACATGGTAAGCAGGCAGCAGCGTAGGTGTCTGCACTTGCCCTTTTTTATGCCTACCATTATTCCACCTTTTGTCGTTATTATCCCCTTCGGGAATGTTTTTTTGCATGGACGCCCGAAGTAAATTGCAATCCTGCTTCAAGCTGTCATAGGATAGCTCCAGCTCGGAGGCGATTTCCCTCAGATATACCTCACGCTCTGTCGAGGAGTGGAGCCCGGCAATGATCTCAAGAGCCTCCTTGACATAGGCGATTTTGCCGTCTTCCTCTAGGAGTATATGGTTTTTTTTCAGATATATAAGCTTAAATTTTATGGATGATACTGCGGAGTCAATGACCTGTTCCCTGAATCTGTCCCCGCCATGCCGGTTGATAAATTCATCGGGGTCCATTCCGCCCGGGAGCAGTGCAACCTTAACTCTCAGCCCGCTTTCTTCCAGCAGTGGAATGGCCTTGAGTGCTGCAGCTTGTCCCGCCTTATCTCCGTCATAAGAGAGTACAATCTCATCCCCCAGACTTTTCATCAGCGCCACATGGCCCTCGGTAAGCGATGTACCCATGGTCGCCACCCCGTTATGCACACCTGCATCCCAAGCCGAAATGACATCACCGTATCCCTCGAACAGGACGATTTGCCGCGTTTTGCGGATGGATGCTTTGGACTGGTGCAAGTTGTACAGGATCCGGCTTTTGTTGAATAACCGGCTCTCCGGGGAGTTTAAATATTTCGGCTGGCCTTCACCAAATATTCTTCCGGCAAAGGCGATGGTCTTACCCATGCGGTTGGCAATCGGAAAAATGACTCGGCCGCGGAAACGGTCCAGATAACCTTTGCCTTCACCCCGGGCAGAGAGCAGCCCGCCCTTCTCCATCTCGGCGAGATCAAAGCTCCGTTTCTCCAGAAACTGCAGCAGTGTATCCCAACGGTCCGGTGCATAGCCAATTTGAAACTGGTCAATCATTTTATCGCTGAAACCCCGGGTTCTTAAATACTCCATGGCGGCAGTGCCGTATTCCGTGTTCTTCAGCAGATAATGATAATACTTAGCCGATAAATCATACGCCTGAATCAGCCGGTCCCGCTCTGGATCGGGTGGAGCGAGCGCCCCTCCTCTGCCCTCGGGCACGGGTATATCACTTTCTTCCGCCATTATTCTGACTGCTTCGGGGAAGGACAATCCTTCGATTTCCATCCTGAACTTGATGGCATTTCCGCCCATACCGCAGCCAAAGCAATGAAATACTCCCCGGTCAGGGGTGACAGTGAAGGAAGGGGATTTCTCCGAATGGAACGGGCAGAGGCCCCATAAATATTTCCCCTGCTTGGACAAATGGACAACCTTACCGACTGTATCGACAATATCATGCCGCGCCAGCACGCTCTCGATAACCTCTTCCGGAATATTACCGTGTCCGCTAGCCACTTCAACCACCTTCATCTCTTAACAAATAAATATAATTCGCTACAGCTGAACATTCTCCTGCAAAAAAGTTAAAACTTTTGTCAGTTTATGTTGAAAATAAATTTTTTCCTCTGCGGTAATCGCTTTTGGCCCCTTGGAATAGTGGCCGCGCCTGCGCTCTACCGCCCGGGCATGCCTGCCCTCCAGCATAAAATCCATTTTGGAATCCTCATATTCCTGCCCCCGGTTCGAGAGCACCCTGCAGCGTTTGCCCAGCGCCAGCGCAGCAAGTCCATAATCCTGCGTAATTACGACATCTCCTGCAGAAATATGATTAGCGATATACAAATCGGCACTGTCAGCTCCGCGGTCCACCTGGACAACCGTAACACCTTCTTCAGCTTTGAGTACATGATCGTAAGAAGAAACCATCAGCACCGGTATGCCAAAACTGCGGGCCACGGTAGTGATCTCCTGTTTGACCGGACAAGCATCCCCATCCACGACAATCTTTCTTTCCTGGGACCTCACCATGCTTCTCACCAAATTCCCGTGTAATATATATACGCTCCGCTTGGCAGAAATCCTTCTTTGTAAAGCATAAATACGGAACGAATGTCAACTTACTCATTGGCACCGTTCCGTATATTTATACCCTAAACCCTCAATCTATACCATAAGTCACAAACATTACTTGAATTTCAGTCCCTGCTTACCACACCAGCTTGCCGAAATCGGCAAACAATCTGGAGTCCGCGTTGATGCCGGACAGGAGTGCCAGACGGTTAGCGCGAACCGCCTCGTCTTCGGCCATAACCATAACGGAATCGAAGAATCCGGTGACGGCTTCCTTCAGCCCCGACAGAATCTGCAGCGCTTCAGCCGCATGCCGGATGGCAAGTGCTTCGCGGTAAGGGTCATGGATACTCTGCCAGGTCTGGTACAGCTTCTGTTCGGCTTCTTCTTTGAGCAGAGCAGGATCGATTACCGCCCCTTCGGCTGCTTT
This window encodes:
- the rpoD gene encoding RNA polymerase sigma factor RpoD, with product MANDQHTELEAEFTLDQVKDQLIDHGKKRSSLNYKDIMEKLSPFDQDPEQMEEFYEQLSDLGIEVVNENDEEVNSLRPSEDNEDKDSDDFSFDDDLSLPPGIKINDPVRMYLKEIGRVPLLSADDEVELAMRIKNGDEEAKRRLAEANLRLVVSIAKRYVGRGMLFLDLIQEGNMGLIKAVEKFDHNKGFKFSTYATWWIRQAITRAIADQARTIRIPVHMVETINKLIRVSRQLLQELGREPSPEEIAAEMELTVEKVREIMKIAQEPVSLETPIGEEDDSHLGDFIEDQEALAPADAAAYELLKEQLEDVLDTLTEREENVLRLRFGLDDGRTRTLEEVGKVFGVTRERIRQIEAKALRKLRHPSRSKRLKDFLE
- the dnaG gene encoding DNA primase, with product MKVVEVASGHGNIPEEVIESVLARHDIVDTVGKVVHLSKQGKYLWGLCPFHSEKSPSFTVTPDRGVFHCFGCGMGGNAIKFRMEIEGLSFPEAVRIMAEESDIPVPEGRGGALAPPDPERDRLIQAYDLSAKYYHYLLKNTEYGTAAMEYLRTRGFSDKMIDQFQIGYAPDRWDTLLQFLEKRSFDLAEMEKGGLLSARGEGKGYLDRFRGRVIFPIANRMGKTIAFAGRIFGEGQPKYLNSPESRLFNKSRILYNLHQSKASIRKTRQIVLFEGYGDVISAWDAGVHNGVATMGTSLTEGHVALMKSLGDEIVLSYDGDKAGQAAALKAIPLLEESGLRVKVALLPGGMDPDEFINRHGGDRFREQVIDSAVSSIKFKLIYLKKNHILLEEDGKIAYVKEALEIIAGLHSSTEREVYLREIASELELSYDSLKQDCNLLRASMQKNIPEGDNNDKRWNNGRHKKGQVQTPTLLPAYHVAERRLLSLMIQDPEAAAYVGERLGEEFNIDDHAAIAAYLYAYYAQGKPPGISRFLSSLQDDRLEKTATAISMMDTPPDWNTKVLDDCIREVQKYPLQRKIEPKREEMIQAEKSGDFLRAAQIASEILALERQ
- a CDS encoding YaiI/YqxD family protein yields the protein MVRSQERKIVVDGDACPVKQEITTVARSFGIPVLMVSSYDHVLKAEEGVTVVQVDRGADSADLYIANHISAGDVVITQDYGLAALALGKRCRVLSNRGQEYEDSKMDFMLEGRHARAVERRRGHYSKGPKAITAEEKIYFQHKLTKVLTFLQENVQL
- a CDS encoding Nif3-like dinuclear metal center hexameric protein encodes the protein MFAKGQTVIGYMEQLAPKHLAEEWDNVGLQLGSLQKEITGVLVALDVNDSVVDEAIAQGCNLIIAHHAIIFRPVKGILTDTPMGRLYEKLIKNDIAVYISHTNLDVAEGGMNDWMAEALGIENGAPIKDIHTEQLSKLVVFVPKDHHQKVLDAILNAGAGWIGNYSHCSFNIEGYGTFMPQEGTDPYIGKQDKLERAEEIRIETIVPQPIRNKVVQAMLKAHPYEEVAYDLYSMDLKGRSLGLGRVGKLKEPATLGEFVETVKSGLDVGSVRVVGDLNRPIRKAAVMGGSGAKYYSSAIFKGADVLVTGDIDYHTAQDAHLAGIALIDPGHNAEKIMKEKVAEFLAGKLTEHKSSTVVHASKLNTEPFKFL
- a CDS encoding tRNA (adenine(22)-N(1))-methyltransferase — protein: MNNVKLSERLQLLLEQVPEGSRLADIGSDHALLPVAAVISGRVPSAIAGEVNLGPYEAAGRGVAEAGLSKQIAVRRGDGLEVLEPGEADTITIAGMGGSLIAAILERGQKQGKLAGVKTLALQPNVGEDILRRWLLGNGWVLISEHILEEDGKTYEILTAVPEGSEAGRTNEQLYQEYAPAGGKVAFDQALLLQMGPWLLQAPNEVFMAKWQGEISKLEGILTSLSRSELEAAEEKRSKISAQIKRIAEVLECLPKDRL